In the Bos taurus isolate L1 Dominette 01449 registration number 42190680 breed Hereford chromosome 21, ARS-UCD2.0, whole genome shotgun sequence genome, one interval contains:
- the LOC132343392 gene encoding uncharacterized protein, with the protein MYVIWPASHQCPDGPHEPFREVVPALGKSQKCRSVSVTPEGHLPVICFLSLGQTLCGWPLAPTVARPTGFSEIVPTSGKGFCCRSHSKVQKMGGGHRIRPLLVAYVVCSPTLRGQPMTGGRIPSIFNSGKVCSSDDSCLVLKSSHLWFICLFPFSLFLPFVFGVSLDLCMRLIKGSTGFSILNHPLKDAGVAPHPTPRVGQRQCWWELGECSCGCQGQAHAQHLTELLPKQRLPRGAPVPGVGGGRPESPSLGSGAGELAPQGFVSVNSGQGPLHLQTAQGWDGWGKEAFSDIHGCSWAAPGALCPSVGTSLQDKIPPGSLAYLPGMHWEGWP; encoded by the coding sequence ATGTATGTCATCTGGCCCGCTAGCCATCAATGTCCAGACGGTCCCCATGAGCCCTTCCGGGAGGTGGTGCCAGCCCTGGGAAAGTCTCAGAAGTGCAGGTCAGTATCCGTGACTCCTGAAGGGCACCTGCCCGTaatatgttttctctctttaggACAGACCTTGTGTGGCTGGCCTCTTGCTCCAACCGTAGCAAGACCCACGGGGTTTTCTGAAATTGTGCCAACGTCAGGGAAAGGATTCTGCTGTCGGTCCCACTCCAAAGTTCAAAAAATGGGTGGTGGGCACAGAATCCGGCCTCTGCTTGTGGCATACGTCGTCTGCTCCCCAACCCTCAGGGGCCAGCCCATGACCGGGGGGCGGATTCCGAGCATATTCAACTCTGGGAAAGTCTGCAGTTCTGATGACAGTTGCCTTGTTTTGAAGAGCAGTCATCTGTGGTTCATCTGCTTGTTTccgttctctctctttctcccctttgTCTTTGGTGTTTCACTTGATTTGTGTATGAGGCTAATCAAAGGGTCAACTGGTTTCTCCATTTTAAATCACCCACTGAAGGATGCTGGggtggcaccccaccccaccccccgcgtGGGCCAGAGGCAGTGTTGGTGGGAGCTCGGAGAGTGCAGCTGTGGGTGTCAGGGTCAGGCACACGCACAGCACCTCACTGAGCTCCTTCCAAAGCAACGTCTTCCAAGGGGAGCCCCTGTgccgggggttgggggtgggcgccCGGAGTCACCCTCTCTGGGTTCTGGGGCTGGAGAGTTGGCCCCACAGGGTTTCGTCTCTGTTAACTCTGGTCAGGGTCCGCTCCACCTGCAGACTGCCCAAGGGTGGGATGGCTGGGGGAAAGAAGCATTCTCAGATATCCATGGATGCTCGTGGGCAGCCCCCGGGGCACTGTGCCCAAGCGTGGGCACCTCTCTGCAGGATAAGATTCCACCTGGGTCTCTCGCTTACCTTCCAGGGATGCATTGGGAGGGTTGGCCTTAG